From Desulfobaccales bacterium, the proteins below share one genomic window:
- the rimP gene encoding ribosome maturation factor RimP produces the protein MPTTASPDDIAQRVEELITPYVTAQGLEVVEVEYHRPARGRATLRIYLDRPGVGGITLDEITRMSRVIGELLDVHDPIGPSYTLEVSSPGLTRELKGPRDYARYAGRKVRLTSRRPVEGRQVHRGILKGLEGDEVLVEVKGALVRLPLEEIAKARLDL, from the coding sequence GTGCCGACCACCGCCAGCCCTGACGACATCGCCCAACGGGTGGAGGAGCTCATCACCCCCTACGTCACCGCCCAGGGGTTGGAGGTGGTGGAGGTGGAGTATCACCGCCCCGCCCGGGGTCGAGCCACCTTGCGCATTTACTTGGACCGGCCGGGGGTGGGGGGCATCACCCTGGACGAGATCACCCGCATGAGCCGGGTGATCGGCGAGCTCCTGGATGTCCATGACCCCATCGGGCCCTCCTACACCCTGGAGGTCTCCTCGCCGGGGCTGACCCGGGAGCTCAAGGGCCCTCGGGATTATGCCCGCTACGCCGGCCGCAAGGTGCGCCTCACCAGCCGCCGGCCGGTGGAGGGTCGCCAGGTGCACCGGGGCATTTTGAAGGGCCTGGAAGGGGACGAGGTGCTGGTGGAGGTGAAGGGCGCCCTCGTGCGCCTGCCCCTGGAAGAGATCGCCAAGGCCCGGCTGGACCTGTAG
- the nusA gene encoding transcription termination factor NusA: MNLELRRLIDQVSRDKGIDKELLISAIKDAVRSAARKKYGPKLDIEVDYKDDTGEIEVFQYKEVVEEVTDPLTQVSLEEGRQIDPECEAGDQLGFKMDASQFGRIAAQSAKQVIMQRMKDAERDLVYEEYKDRKGEIISGIVQRLDQDGIIVNLGRTEAVLPPSEQVPKEIYHKGERIRAYILEVKRQSKGPQIILSRTHPNFLVALFEAEVPEIADGTVQILACAREPGSRSKIAVASRDSDVDPVGACVGLKGSRVQNIVQELRGEKIDIIPWSPDVARFATNALQPAEVSRIILNQATQTMEVIVPDDQLSLAIGKRGQNVRLASKLVGWKIDVKTESKYSKSLKDGYLSLLRIPGVGEITASVLHEAGYTSAKEVAESTVEDLMNATGLHEKKAASLIEAARELMGQKAAEAAETAAAEAESTLP, translated from the coding sequence ATGAATCTGGAATTGAGGCGCCTCATCGATCAAGTGAGCCGCGACAAAGGCATTGACAAGGAGCTGCTCATCAGCGCCATCAAGGACGCGGTGCGTTCGGCGGCCCGGAAGAAATACGGCCCCAAGCTGGATATTGAGGTGGACTACAAGGACGACACCGGCGAGATCGAGGTGTTCCAATACAAGGAAGTGGTGGAGGAGGTAACCGACCCCCTCACCCAGGTGTCCCTGGAGGAAGGCCGCCAGATCGATCCCGAATGCGAGGCGGGGGACCAGCTGGGGTTCAAGATGGACGCCAGCCAGTTCGGGCGCATCGCCGCCCAGTCCGCCAAGCAGGTCATCATGCAGCGCATGAAGGATGCCGAGCGGGATCTGGTCTATGAAGAATACAAGGACCGCAAAGGCGAGATCATCAGCGGCATCGTGCAGCGGCTGGACCAGGACGGCATCATCGTCAACCTGGGGCGCACCGAGGCGGTGCTGCCGCCCTCGGAGCAGGTGCCCAAGGAGATCTACCACAAGGGGGAGCGCATCCGGGCCTACATCCTGGAGGTGAAGCGCCAGAGCAAAGGGCCGCAGATCATCCTCTCCCGGACGCACCCCAACTTCCTGGTGGCCCTGTTTGAGGCCGAGGTGCCGGAGATCGCCGACGGCACGGTGCAGATCCTGGCCTGCGCCCGGGAACCGGGGAGCCGCTCCAAGATTGCGGTGGCCTCCCGGGACTCGGATGTGGACCCGGTGGGCGCCTGCGTGGGCCTCAAGGGCTCCCGGGTGCAGAACATCGTCCAGGAGCTCCGAGGGGAAAAGATTGACATCATCCCCTGGAGCCCGGATGTGGCCCGCTTTGCCACCAATGCCCTGCAGCCGGCGGAGGTGAGCCGCATCATCCTCAACCAGGCCACCCAGACCATGGAGGTCATCGTGCCCGATGACCAGCTCTCCCTGGCCATCGGGAAAAGGGGCCAAAATGTCCGGCTGGCCTCCAAGCTGGTGGGCTGGAAGATCGATGTGAAAACGGAGTCCAAGTACTCCAAGTCCTTGAAGGACGGCTATCTCTCCCTCCTGCGCATCCCGGGGGTGGGGGAGATCACCGCCAGTGTGCTCCATGAGGCGGGCTACACCTCGGCCAAGGAGGTGGCGGAGAGCACCGTGGAGGACCTGATGAATGCCACCGGGCTGCATGAGAAGAAGGCGGCCAGCCTCATTGAGGCGG
- a CDS encoding sulfite exporter TauE/SafE family protein yields MDILLVLLGVVAGAFSGLIGVGGGVIIVPALVFLFGMSQHEAQGTTLALLVPPIGLLAAWTYWQEGYVNIHYAALICAGFFVGGLLGAKFANHLSNLALERIFGVAMLFIALKMILAK; encoded by the coding sequence ATGGATATTCTCTTGGTGCTCCTGGGAGTGGTCGCCGGGGCCTTCAGCGGCCTGATCGGCGTCGGCGGCGGGGTCATCATCGTGCCGGCCCTGGTCTTTCTCTTCGGCATGTCCCAGCATGAGGCTCAGGGCACCACCCTGGCGCTGCTGGTGCCGCCCATCGGCTTGCTGGCCGCCTGGACCTATTGGCAGGAAGGCTATGTGAATATCCACTACGCCGCCTTGATCTGCGCCGGGTTTTTCGTGGGCGGCCTGTTGGGGGCGAAGTTCGCCAATCATCTGAGCAACCTGGCCCTGGAGCGGATCTTCGGGGTGGCCATGCTGTTCATCGCCCTGAAGATGATCCTGGCCAAATGA